From a region of the Pseudanabaena sp. ABRG5-3 genome:
- the truB gene encoding tRNA pseudouridine(55) synthase TruB: MFNGFISIDKPPIITAHDCVSNLRKILKQKKIGHGGTLDPMATGVLPIAVGNATRLLRFLPEGKAYNAKIRFGIVTNTDDITGEVISDRLCPNLTLAEVEKYLPLFQGTIMQRPPAFSAIQVNGKRLYDLARRGEINESDIPMREVEITETKVLGWTEGDYPELDVAIACGSGTYIRSIARDLGEKLGYGATLSSLRRTYSNGFDLEASLTFEKVAELMRSQSLTVLAPDHGLHFLPEVKLDVDQTKRWCMGQVITTKDISTENENINSQYVRMYDYDQKFLGVSEVMESGLQPIVVLNPIN; this comes from the coding sequence ATGTTTAATGGATTTATTAGTATCGATAAGCCACCTATTATTACTGCCCATGACTGCGTGAGTAATTTGCGCAAGATATTGAAACAGAAAAAAATAGGGCATGGTGGCACGCTTGATCCTATGGCTACAGGGGTTTTGCCGATCGCGGTTGGCAATGCGACGCGACTTTTACGATTTCTACCTGAAGGTAAAGCGTATAATGCCAAAATTCGCTTTGGGATTGTGACTAATACCGATGACATTACGGGGGAAGTGATTAGCGATCGCCTCTGTCCCAACTTAACTCTTGCTGAAGTTGAGAAATATCTACCTCTTTTTCAAGGCACAATTATGCAGCGCCCACCTGCTTTTAGCGCGATTCAAGTCAATGGAAAACGGCTTTACGATCTAGCGCGAAGAGGTGAAATTAATGAATCAGATATTCCTATGCGTGAGGTAGAAATTACAGAAACTAAGGTGTTAGGCTGGACTGAGGGAGATTATCCAGAATTAGATGTAGCGATCGCCTGTGGTTCAGGCACATATATTCGTTCCATTGCTAGAGACTTAGGAGAGAAGCTTGGTTATGGAGCGACTTTATCCTCACTAAGGCGCACTTATAGTAACGGGTTTGATTTGGAAGCGAGTTTGACCTTTGAAAAAGTTGCTGAACTTATGCGATCGCAAAGTCTCACAGTTCTTGCTCCCGATCATGGGTTGCACTTTCTACCTGAAGTTAAACTTGATGTCGATCAGACAAAAAGGTGGTGTATGGGACAGGTGATCACAACCAAAGATATTTCTACGGAAAATGAGAATATTAATTCACAGTACGTAAGAATGTATGACTATGATCAGAAGTTTTTAGGCGTTAGTGAAGTTATGGAATCTGGCTTACAACCAATAGTCGTTTTAAATCCTATTAACTAA
- the secG gene encoding preprotein translocase subunit SecG, producing the protein MYGTLKAVWAVVAVCLVVLILLHSPKSDGLGGFSGQAQLFSSTKSAETALNRITWFLTAAFLGLTVVLSGGWFTAPAVTAPVPQVAPSTKNVPDAKPIPLNLPAPTPDKPQQ; encoded by the coding sequence ATGTACGGAACTTTAAAAGCAGTTTGGGCAGTAGTGGCTGTATGCCTAGTAGTTTTAATTTTATTACATAGCCCTAAGAGCGATGGTTTGGGTGGCTTTAGTGGTCAAGCCCAATTATTTTCGAGTACTAAGAGTGCAGAAACTGCCCTTAATCGAATCACTTGGTTTTTGACAGCAGCCTTTTTGGGTTTAACCGTTGTGCTTAGTGGTGGTTGGTTTACAGCACCAGCCGTAACAGCTCCCGTCCCACAGGTTGCCCCATCGACCAAGAATGTTCCTGATGCTAAGCCAATTCCTCTAAATTTACCTGCACCAACCCCCGACAAGCCTCAGCAATAA
- the htpG gene encoding molecular chaperone HtpG produces MHEQGTISIHTENIFPIIKKALYSERDIFLRELISNAVDAISKLKMVSYAGETTHSADPEIVVTIDKEKKTLAIADTGIGMTADEVKKYINQVAFSSAQEFATKYASSGTGDQQIIGNFGLGFYSSFMVASNVEIDTRSYKEGAEAVHWSCDGSTTFTLDSSDRANVGTTITLTLQEDAEEYLEEASIKRIIRNYCDFMPVPIKLNDEVINKQTALWDKSPKAVTNEEYLEFYRYLYPYQDDPLFWIHLNTDYPFVIKGILYFPKMKADIDPNRGQIKLFCNHVFVSDNCDDVIPKFLMPLRGAIDSTDIPLNVSRSFLQGDPKVRKIQDFIAKKVGDRLTSLYSDSREEFLKCWQDISIFMKFGSMNSDKFYQQVKEILVYPTTSESDEVKSESGNYTTLQAYLERNRAEHENQVFYTSDPVAQGTYVELHKNQGLEVLTFDSFIDSHFINFLEREFKDIKFARVDAEIDDRLVDKESKTEIVDPKTNKTKSDHLQDIFRAALNKPKLTIRTEAIKAEDAASAPPAIILLPEFARRMQEMTALMQQGTVSFPEDHVLLVNTSHPLMEKLIELDANQILIDGKSETADLANLICTHVYDLALMAQKSFDADSMKGFLQRSNQLLTKLTSKI; encoded by the coding sequence ATGCACGAGCAGGGAACGATCAGCATTCATACCGAAAATATCTTTCCCATTATCAAGAAGGCTTTATATTCAGAACGTGATATCTTCTTGCGGGAATTAATTTCTAATGCTGTAGATGCAATTAGCAAACTGAAGATGGTGTCCTATGCGGGCGAAACCACTCACTCCGCCGATCCCGAAATTGTCGTCACAATTGATAAAGAAAAAAAGACGCTAGCGATCGCTGATACAGGCATCGGCATGACGGCGGATGAAGTCAAAAAATATATTAACCAAGTTGCCTTCTCTAGCGCTCAAGAATTTGCCACAAAGTATGCCAGCAGTGGTACTGGCGATCAACAAATTATTGGTAACTTTGGTTTAGGTTTTTATTCGTCATTTATGGTGGCGAGTAATGTCGAGATCGATACGCGATCCTACAAAGAAGGGGCAGAAGCGGTTCATTGGTCTTGTGATGGTTCAACCACATTTACCCTTGATAGTAGCGATCGCGCCAATGTTGGTACGACGATTACCTTGACCTTGCAAGAAGATGCTGAAGAATATCTGGAAGAAGCATCAATCAAGCGAATCATTCGCAACTATTGCGACTTCATGCCCGTACCAATCAAACTCAATGATGAAGTCATTAATAAACAAACTGCTTTGTGGGACAAATCACCCAAAGCAGTTACCAATGAAGAATATTTAGAATTCTATCGTTATCTCTACCCTTACCAAGATGATCCTCTGTTCTGGATTCATCTGAATACGGATTATCCCTTTGTAATTAAGGGTATTCTCTATTTCCCCAAGATGAAGGCAGATATCGACCCCAATCGTGGACAAATCAAGCTATTCTGCAATCACGTTTTTGTCAGTGACAATTGCGATGATGTAATCCCCAAATTTTTGATGCCTTTGCGTGGGGCGATCGACAGTACCGATATTCCTCTGAATGTATCGCGTAGTTTCTTGCAAGGTGATCCAAAGGTTCGCAAGATTCAAGACTTTATCGCTAAGAAAGTAGGCGATCGCCTCACTTCTCTCTATAGTGACTCTCGCGAAGAATTCCTGAAGTGTTGGCAAGATATCAGCATCTTCATGAAGTTTGGCTCAATGAATAGTGATAAATTCTATCAGCAAGTCAAAGAAATTTTGGTCTATCCCACCACTAGCGAATCCGATGAAGTCAAGAGCGAAAGTGGCAACTATACGACTCTTCAAGCTTATCTAGAACGCAATAGAGCCGAACATGAAAATCAAGTGTTCTATACTTCCGATCCCGTTGCTCAAGGAACTTATGTAGAACTTCATAAAAACCAAGGTTTAGAAGTGCTAACGTTTGATTCCTTTATCGATAGCCATTTTATTAACTTCCTTGAGCGCGAGTTTAAGGATATTAAGTTTGCGCGTGTGGATGCAGAAATTGACGATCGCCTTGTAGATAAGGAATCAAAAACAGAAATCGTTGATCCTAAAACCAACAAGACCAAGAGTGATCATCTCCAAGATATCTTCCGTGCGGCTCTGAATAAGCCAAAACTCACGATCCGTACTGAGGCAATTAAGGCTGAGGATGCTGCTTCTGCACCACCTGCAATTATTCTCTTACCTGAATTTGCACGTCGGATGCAGGAAATGACCGCCTTGATGCAGCAAGGAACCGTTAGCTTCCCTGAAGATCATGTTCTACTCGTTAATACTTCCCATCCTTTGATGGAGAAATTGATTGAGCTAGATGCTAACCAAATTCTCATTGATGGTAAATCGGAGACAGCAGACTTGGCAAACTTGATTTGTACCCATGTCTATGATTTAGCCCTGATGGCGCAAAAGAGTTTTGATGCTGACAGCATGAAGGGATTCTTGCAGCGGTCTAATCAGTTGCTAACTAAACTAACTAGCAAAATCTAA
- a CDS encoding Uma2 family endonuclease, which translates to MTVTLTKSSDRTSNQILLPSIRWETYRAIACDLESQSNKRLTYDKGLLEIRMPSELHESYKKLLGRIVEALTESLGLEICSLGSMTCDREDLARGLEPDQCYYIQNEAQVWGKDQIDLQIDPPPDLAIEIDITSSSLNRFVIYAQLGVPEVWRYDGQAITIHHLVGDRYILSDRSLAFPLLKTIDIQNFLELKNTLKENALIRQVREWATKR; encoded by the coding sequence ATGACGGTAACTCTGACTAAATCCAGCGATCGCACCAGTAATCAGATATTGTTGCCATCAATTCGATGGGAGACATATCGGGCGATCGCCTGTGATTTGGAGTCGCAGTCTAACAAGAGACTTACCTATGACAAAGGACTGTTAGAAATAAGGATGCCATCGGAACTACATGAAAGCTATAAAAAGCTATTAGGCAGAATTGTTGAGGCGTTAACTGAGTCTCTAGGTTTAGAAATTTGTAGCTTGGGTTCGATGACTTGCGATCGCGAGGATTTAGCCAGAGGTCTAGAACCCGATCAGTGCTATTACATCCAAAATGAGGCGCAGGTTTGGGGTAAAGATCAGATAGATTTACAGATTGATCCCCCACCAGATTTAGCGATCGAAATTGATATTACGAGTAGTTCACTAAATCGATTTGTGATCTATGCTCAGCTAGGTGTACCTGAGGTTTGGCGTTATGACGGTCAGGCAATAACCATTCATCATCTAGTTGGGGATCGCTATATTTTGAGCGATCGCAGTCTTGCTTTTCCTTTACTAAAAACTATTGATATCCAAAATTTTTTAGAGCTGAAAAATACGCTCAAAGAGAATGCGTTAATTCGCCAAGTGCGGGAATGGGCTACTAAAAGATAA
- the ftsZ gene encoding cell division protein FtsZ — protein MTSQNDWSDLDSNGSENGEVDVEMDELSEFSNNSRLNLSHSHNRMKQQLGVDAKADNIMLGSVAKIKVIGVGGGGGNAVNRMIASDVVGVEFWSFNTDAQALLQSSASKRFQMGQKLTRGLGAGGNPAIGQKAAEESRDDIAAAVEGADLVFITAGMGGGTGTGAAPIIAEVAKEAGALTVGIVTRPFTFEGRRRGQQAEEGIAGLQSRVDTLIVIPNDKLLSVISEQTPVQEAFRVADDILRQGVQGISDIIMIPGLVNVDFADIRAVMADAGSAMMGIGIGSGKSRAREAAMTAISSPLLETSVEGASGVVFNITGGEDMTLHEVNAAAETIYEVVDQNANIIFGAVIDPKMDGEIRITVIATGFAPKTHPAIPPQISKRSQPPQPPASTSKAAPLPPSTTQSTAQPEIKLSKPGLDIPDFLQRRRPPK, from the coding sequence ATGACATCTCAAAACGACTGGTCAGATTTGGACTCAAATGGTTCAGAAAACGGAGAAGTAGACGTGGAAATGGATGAACTTTCTGAGTTTTCAAATAACTCTAGGCTAAACCTAAGTCACTCTCACAATCGTATGAAGCAGCAGTTAGGCGTTGATGCAAAAGCGGATAATATCATGTTGGGCAGTGTTGCAAAAATTAAAGTAATTGGTGTTGGCGGCGGCGGCGGCAACGCTGTAAATCGCATGATTGCGAGTGACGTAGTTGGCGTGGAGTTTTGGTCATTTAATACCGATGCTCAGGCGCTTTTACAGTCTTCTGCCTCTAAACGTTTTCAAATGGGTCAAAAACTGACCAGAGGTTTAGGTGCTGGTGGTAATCCTGCGATCGGTCAAAAAGCTGCTGAAGAGTCCCGTGATGACATCGCTGCTGCTGTTGAAGGAGCTGATTTAGTATTTATCACCGCAGGCATGGGGGGAGGTACTGGTACTGGAGCAGCACCCATTATTGCGGAGGTTGCCAAAGAAGCAGGTGCATTGACCGTAGGGATTGTCACTCGTCCCTTTACCTTTGAAGGTAGAAGACGTGGACAACAGGCTGAAGAAGGGATTGCTGGTTTACAGAGTCGTGTTGATACACTCATTGTGATCCCCAATGACAAATTGTTGTCCGTGATCTCAGAGCAAACTCCAGTCCAAGAAGCTTTTCGAGTTGCCGACGATATCCTGCGGCAAGGTGTACAGGGTATTTCCGACATTATCATGATCCCCGGACTTGTTAATGTAGACTTCGCGGATATTCGCGCAGTGATGGCAGATGCAGGCTCAGCGATGATGGGCATTGGTATTGGTTCAGGTAAGTCTAGAGCTAGAGAAGCTGCCATGACCGCGATTTCTTCGCCGTTACTAGAAACATCGGTCGAAGGAGCTAGTGGAGTTGTCTTTAACATCACAGGTGGTGAAGATATGACTCTCCATGAGGTAAATGCTGCTGCTGAGACTATCTACGAGGTTGTCGATCAAAATGCCAATATTATCTTTGGAGCCGTAATTGATCCGAAGATGGATGGTGAAATTAGAATTACGGTAATCGCGACGGGCTTTGCCCCAAAGACGCATCCAGCGATTCCACCTCAAATTTCTAAGCGATCGCAGCCACCGCAGCCGCCCGCATCCACATCAAAAGCAGCCCCACTACCACCTAGTACGACCCAAAGTACCGCCCAACCTGAAATTAAGCTAAGTAAGCCGGGGTTGGATATTCCTGACTTTTTGCAGCGTCGTCGTCCACCAAAATAA
- a CDS encoding metallophosphoesterase family protein, giving the protein MTRFVFGDIHGQFDGLMRLLDFIKYDSDDKLFFLGDLIDRGSRSADVVRWIMDNGHTALRGNHEQMCLDAFGSTEGSLIWKGWLLNGGANTLESYGKEGLPIEHLKWMQQLPLYLDLGDSWLVHAGLNPNIPLELQGAAEFCWIREEFHSATEPFFDDKIIITGHTITFVFPGVKPGNLVLGKGWLDIDTGAYHPKSGWLSALDLDAALVYQCNTFTNELRVNPLAEITTVIEPMPTRSQRLDVKKTNTPKRRWSWV; this is encoded by the coding sequence TTGACTCGATTTGTATTTGGCGATATTCATGGTCAATTTGACGGTTTGATGAGGTTACTTGACTTCATTAAGTACGACTCTGATGACAAATTATTTTTTCTCGGCGATTTAATTGACCGTGGCAGTCGTAGTGCCGACGTTGTGCGGTGGATCATGGATAATGGTCATACTGCGCTAAGAGGGAATCATGAACAAATGTGTCTTGATGCCTTTGGCAGTACTGAAGGATCGCTCATCTGGAAAGGATGGTTACTTAATGGCGGTGCAAACACCTTAGAAAGTTATGGAAAAGAAGGCTTACCCATAGAGCATTTAAAGTGGATGCAACAATTGCCACTTTATCTAGATCTAGGAGATTCTTGGTTAGTCCATGCAGGACTCAATCCTAATATCCCCCTTGAATTGCAAGGTGCTGCTGAGTTTTGTTGGATTCGCGAAGAATTTCATAGTGCAACTGAGCCGTTTTTTGATGACAAAATCATTATTACAGGGCATACGATTACCTTTGTATTCCCTGGAGTAAAACCCGGAAACTTAGTTTTAGGCAAGGGGTGGCTAGATATTGATACTGGCGCTTATCATCCCAAGAGTGGCTGGTTATCAGCATTGGATCTTGATGCAGCTCTGGTTTATCAGTGCAATACTTTTACCAATGAGTTAAGGGTAAATCCCTTGGCAGAAATCACGACGGTGATTGAGCCAATGCCGACACGATCGCAAAGATTGGATGTTAAAAAGACAAATACCCCAAAACGCCGTTGGTCTTGGGTATAG
- a CDS encoding cell division protein FtsQ/DivIB, with protein MTLEFPISDGEADYVARRKQLRKQRRLRIFQRIWQLVFITGLTGGMLWVAMLPEWQLRSSNQIDIEGNKLLSKDTIKKSLPIQYPQSIFQIQPQAIASQLEASIPVSKVSVSRTIFPSKLTIQVQERLPVANSTRNGQQGFLDAEGIWMPAKVYPSNITKPNLVVLEPTNRPLSQWSTLYRQVSQSQVKISQVDARDESNLILTTELGFVYFGTYKPSLFSTQLETLDRLRALPEKLKLSSFNYIDLSQPTNPVLEMNIPPKDKSSETKS; from the coding sequence ATGACGCTTGAATTCCCGATCTCCGATGGAGAGGCAGACTATGTGGCTCGCCGCAAACAACTGCGAAAACAACGCCGCCTTCGCATTTTTCAACGTATTTGGCAATTAGTATTCATCACAGGGCTGACAGGTGGCATGTTGTGGGTTGCCATGCTGCCAGAATGGCAATTGCGTAGCTCTAATCAAATTGACATTGAGGGGAATAAACTCCTCTCTAAGGACACCATAAAAAAATCCCTACCAATTCAGTATCCCCAGTCAATTTTTCAGATTCAGCCACAGGCGATCGCCTCTCAATTAGAAGCATCGATTCCCGTCTCTAAGGTCTCAGTTTCTCGTACAATTTTCCCCTCTAAACTAACAATCCAAGTCCAAGAACGTCTGCCAGTCGCCAACTCCACGCGCAATGGTCAGCAAGGCTTTCTCGATGCTGAGGGGATTTGGATGCCTGCCAAGGTGTATCCATCTAATATCACTAAGCCTAATCTTGTCGTGCTAGAGCCAACTAATCGTCCGCTATCACAATGGTCAACTCTGTATCGTCAGGTTAGCCAAAGCCAAGTCAAAATATCGCAAGTAGATGCAAGGGATGAATCAAATCTAATTCTGACTACTGAGCTGGGATTTGTATATTTTGGTACATACAAGCCATCACTATTTAGCACACAGTTAGAAACGCTTGATCGGTTGAGAGCATTACCTGAGAAGTTAAAATTAAGCAGTTTCAATTATATTGATCTGAGCCAACCAACCAACCCAGTTTTAGAAATGAATATCCCCCCCAAAGATAAATCTTCAGAAACAAAATCTTAA
- a CDS encoding ribose-phosphate pyrophosphokinase gives MTHLTTTRHGLHRLPSLNSGEDRLRLFAGSANLPLAQEISRYLGIELGPMVRKNFADGEVYVQVQESIRGCDVYLLQPTCRPVNDHLTELLIMIDACRRASARQITAVMPYYGYARADRKTAGRESITAKLVANLIVQSGADRVIAMDLHSAQIQGYFDIPCDHVYGAPVLLDYLSEKKLPDLVVVSPDVGGVARARAFAKKLNDAPLAIIDKRRQSHNVAEVMNVIGDVSGKTAVLVDDMIDTAGTIYEAAKLLRKEGARQVYACATHAIFSPPAIDRLSSGVFEEVIVTNSTPVRQENYFPQLRVLSVADLLGETVWRVHEDTSVSSMFR, from the coding sequence GTGACACACTTAACGACTACTAGGCACGGACTTCACAGACTACCCTCTCTCAATAGCGGTGAAGATCGACTTAGGCTGTTTGCTGGCTCGGCAAACTTGCCGCTTGCCCAAGAGATTTCCCGTTATTTAGGTATCGAATTAGGACCTATGGTGCGAAAAAATTTCGCTGACGGGGAAGTCTATGTGCAAGTACAGGAATCGATTCGAGGTTGTGATGTTTACTTGCTTCAACCGACCTGTCGCCCTGTTAATGACCATTTGACTGAGCTATTGATTATGATTGATGCCTGTCGTCGTGCATCGGCAAGGCAAATTACCGCAGTAATGCCCTATTACGGTTATGCACGAGCTGATCGTAAAACCGCAGGACGTGAATCGATTACAGCAAAACTAGTTGCCAACTTAATTGTGCAGTCTGGAGCTGATCGCGTCATTGCGATGGACTTACACTCCGCACAGATCCAAGGATATTTCGATATCCCCTGCGATCATGTCTATGGCGCTCCAGTTTTACTGGACTATCTTAGTGAAAAGAAATTGCCTGATTTGGTGGTGGTTTCTCCCGATGTGGGGGGCGTAGCTCGCGCCCGAGCTTTTGCGAAAAAACTTAATGATGCGCCTCTAGCGATCATTGATAAGCGTCGCCAAAGCCATAATGTAGCTGAGGTGATGAATGTAATTGGGGATGTTTCAGGTAAAACTGCTGTACTTGTCGATGACATGATTGATACCGCAGGAACTATCTATGAAGCAGCAAAGCTGCTCAGAAAAGAGGGTGCAAGACAGGTCTATGCCTGTGCTACCCATGCAATTTTTTCACCTCCAGCGATTGACCGCCTATCCAGTGGTGTGTTTGAAGAAGTCATTGTGACTAATTCCACACCTGTAAGACAAGAAAACTATTTTCCTCAATTACGGGTTTTATCGGTTGCGGATCTATTGGGTGAAACGGTTTGGCGTGTCCATGAAGATACTTCTGTAAGTAGCATGTTTAGGTAG
- a CDS encoding NnrU family protein gives MTSLSTFFSTYFTHFVMLGLILTFAITHSGLAALRIWAESKIGERLYRVLFALISIPLAVVLFIFYFNHRYDGVQLWNLQGVTGIHEFVLVLSAIAFLFLYPATFNLGEVAAIQKPQVHLFETGITRISRHPQLIGMSLWCIAHTLWLGTSFALTTAIALVSYHSFAVWHGDRRLFQRHGDAFLALKERTSVVPFLAIAQGRQQLVLKEFIRPAYIGVAITVVLFRWLHPIVITASANVNW, from the coding sequence ATGACCTCCCTTAGCACTTTCTTCTCAACCTATTTCACCCATTTTGTGATGCTGGGCTTGATTTTGACCTTTGCGATCACCCATAGTGGGCTTGCCGCATTACGGATTTGGGCAGAATCAAAGATTGGAGAGAGGCTATATCGAGTTTTGTTTGCTTTGATCAGCATTCCCCTTGCGGTCGTCCTATTTATTTTTTACTTCAACCATCGCTATGACGGGGTGCAGTTGTGGAATTTACAGGGCGTTACAGGAATTCATGAATTTGTTTTAGTTTTATCGGCGATCGCATTCTTATTTCTCTATCCAGCGACATTCAATCTAGGCGAAGTGGCGGCGATCCAAAAGCCTCAAGTGCATTTATTTGAAACGGGGATCACGCGCATCAGCCGCCATCCACAACTAATTGGGATGTCACTCTGGTGTATCGCTCATACCCTTTGGTTAGGAACATCCTTTGCCCTGACCACAGCGATCGCCTTAGTTAGTTATCATTCCTTTGCGGTTTGGCATGGCGATCGTCGTTTATTTCAACGTCATGGGGACGCATTTCTGGCGCTCAAGGAACGTACTTCGGTTGTGCCATTTCTAGCGATCGCCCAAGGTCGGCAACAGTTAGTTCTCAAAGAGTTTATCCGTCCTGCCTATATTGGTGTCGCTATCACTGTTGTCTTATTTCGATGGCTGCACCCGATCGTGATTACAGCTTCCGCAAATGTAAACTGGTAA
- the coaE gene encoding dephospho-CoA kinase (Dephospho-CoA kinase (CoaE) performs the final step in coenzyme A biosynthesis.), translating to MNQRIIGITGGIATGKTTVSDYLHNTYGLPILDADIYARQALTGDRLAKLSNRYGRLVLDDQGNLDRRKLGAIVFESVSERKWLEALIHPYVKDRLINEANHLAPSTVVMVIPLLFEAKMEGLVTETWAIACDPQQQLQRLMNRNHLLESEAKQRISSQMSQSEKIELADVVIVNSDNTEDLFFQVDNALFNSQLGVHFRICDPVA from the coding sequence ATGAACCAACGCATCATCGGCATCACAGGAGGCATTGCCACAGGTAAAACCACCGTTTCCGATTATCTACACAATACCTATGGCTTACCAATTCTGGATGCGGATATTTATGCTCGTCAAGCTTTAACAGGCGATCGCCTTGCGAAACTTAGCAATCGCTATGGCAGGTTAGTCCTTGATGATCAAGGTAACCTTGATCGCCGCAAGTTAGGTGCGATCGTGTTTGAGAGTGTGAGCGAGCGGAAATGGCTCGAAGCGCTCATTCATCCCTATGTCAAAGACCGTTTGATTAATGAAGCCAATCACCTCGCACCGTCAACTGTGGTCATGGTAATTCCTTTACTATTCGAGGCAAAAATGGAGGGCCTAGTGACTGAGACTTGGGCGATCGCCTGTGATCCCCAACAACAGCTACAAAGACTAATGAATCGCAATCATTTATTAGAATCCGAAGCAAAACAAAGAATTTCTAGTCAAATGTCCCAATCTGAAAAAATCGAACTTGCGGATGTGGTAATCGTTAATTCTGACAATACCGAAGATCTATTCTTTCAAGTTGATAATGCTCTGTTTAACTCTCAACTTGGCGTACATTTTCGTATCTGTGATCCAGTAGCTTGA
- the ntcA gene encoding global nitrogen regulator NtcA, giving the protein MNGGMFPPMTETFERGKTIFFPGDPAERFYFLVKGAVKLSRVYEAGEEITVALLRENSVFGVLSLITGNRSDRFYHAVAFTPVELLSVPIDQVEKALKEDPELPMVLLRGLSSRILQTEMMIETLAHRDMGSRLVSFLLILCRDFGTPSSEGVTIDLKLSHQAIAEAIGSTRVTVTRLLGDLRKQKMIAISKKRITVHNPIELGQQFA; this is encoded by the coding sequence ATGAATGGGGGAATGTTTCCACCCATGACAGAAACGTTTGAACGCGGTAAGACAATTTTCTTTCCTGGTGATCCTGCGGAACGTTTTTACTTTTTGGTTAAAGGCGCAGTCAAACTTTCGAGAGTTTACGAAGCAGGAGAAGAAATTACTGTTGCCCTACTGCGTGAAAATAGCGTTTTTGGTGTTTTGTCCTTGATCACAGGTAATCGCTCTGATCGCTTTTATCATGCGGTTGCCTTTACGCCTGTAGAGTTGCTCTCCGTGCCAATCGATCAAGTTGAGAAAGCATTAAAAGAAGATCCTGAATTGCCGATGGTGCTATTACGTGGATTGTCATCACGGATTTTGCAAACGGAGATGATGATTGAAACTTTAGCCCACCGTGATATGGGATCACGACTAGTTAGCTTTTTGCTAATTCTTTGCCGTGATTTTGGTACACCATCATCGGAAGGTGTGACTATTGATTTGAAGTTGTCCCATCAGGCGATCGCGGAGGCGATCGGCTCAACGCGAGTAACTGTAACCAGACTACTGGGCGATTTGCGAAAGCAGAAGATGATCGCCATCTCCAAAAAACGCATCACTGTTCATAACCCAATTGAACTAGGTCAGCAATTCGCTTAG
- a CDS encoding SemiSWEET transporter — MDFTNILGFTAASLTTFAFLPQVIQVWRSRSTKDISLPMLVTFIAGITLWLIYGLLVNAAPIYIANGITLILNLAILRFKLKYG, encoded by the coding sequence ATGGACTTTACCAATATTCTTGGATTTACGGCTGCGTCTCTGACGACCTTTGCCTTTTTGCCCCAAGTAATCCAAGTATGGCGATCGCGTTCGACTAAAGATATTTCTTTGCCAATGCTCGTTACTTTCATTGCGGGGATCACCCTCTGGCTAATTTACGGATTACTGGTGAATGCCGCACCTATTTATATTGCTAACGGGATCACGCTAATTTTGAATCTTGCCATTTTGCGCTTCAAACTAAAGTATGGCTAG